From Jeotgalibaca dankookensis, one genomic window encodes:
- the rpmA gene encoding 50S ribosomal protein L27, with protein MLKLNLQLFATKKGGGSTSNGRDSHSKRLGAKRSDGQLVSGGSILYRQRGTKIHPGANVGRGGDDTLFSKIDGIVRFERVGRNKKRVSVYPNAQ; from the coding sequence TACTAAAAAAGGTGGTGGATCTACAAGTAACGGTCGTGATTCCCATTCAAAACGTTTAGGAGCTAAACGTTCAGATGGACAACTCGTTTCTGGTGGTTCAATTTTGTACCGTCAACGCGGAACAAAAATCCATCCAGGTGCTAATGTAGGCAGAGGTGGCGACGATACACTATTTTCCAAAATCGATGGAATCGTTCGTTTCGAACGTGTTGGTCGTAATAAAAAACGCGTATCCGTTTACCCTAACGCTCAATAA